A genomic stretch from Narcine bancroftii isolate sNarBan1 chromosome 9, sNarBan1.hap1, whole genome shotgun sequence includes:
- the her6 gene encoding hairy-related 6, which translates to MPTDIMEKATSSPVPATPANLNATPDKPKTASENRKSSKPIMEKRRRARINESLSQLKTLILDALKKDSSRHSKLEKADILEMTVKHLRNLQRAQMTTALSTDPTVLGKYRAGFSECMNEVTRFLSTCEGVNTEVRTRLLSHLANCMSQINAMNYSQPPPSPAVTGGSHAAFGQPLHVQLPGAGSNGGPLNGVNMPCKLGAADAMPAAAVAAATKVYGGFQLVPASDGQFAFLIPNTAFGPSGQLTAGHIIPLYANANGTALPSAVSPANRSSVQPSGIAPASGFPLPLSAATTSVSPVSVGVPSDSLDSVWRPW; encoded by the exons ATGCCaacagatataatggaaaaagcGACTTCTTCCCCCGTGCCTGCAACCCCAGCCAACTTAAACGCTACACCAGATAAGCCAAAAACTGCTTCTGAAAATCGGAAG TCATCCAAACCAATTATGGAAAAAAGGCGCCGGGCGAGAATAAATGAAAGTTTGAGCCAACTTAAGACGCTGATCCTAGATGCGCTGAAGAAAGAT AGTTCGAGACATTCAAAGTTGGAAAAAGCGGACATCCTGGAAATGACAGTGAAGCATCTCCGAAATCTTCAGCGAGCCCAGATGACGA CTGCTTTGAGCACAGATCCAACCGTTCTGGGTAAATACAGAGCCGGCTTCAGTGAGTGTATGAACGAAGTGACCCGTTTCTTATCCACCTGTGAAGGGGTTAACACAGAAGTCCGAACCAGACTCCTTAGTCATTTGGCAAACTGCATGTCTCAGATTAACGCCATGAACTACTCCCAACCGCCCCCCAGCCCAGCTGTGACTGGCGGATCCCACGCTGCTTTTGGACAGCCCTTGCACGTCCAACTGCCTGGAGCAGGGAGCAATGGGGGTCCCCTGAATGGAGTCAACATGCCTTGTAAACTGGGTGCGGCTGACGCAATGCCTGCAGCAGCGGTTGCCGCGGCCACTAAAGTCTACGGCGGGTTCCAGCTGGTGCCAGCATCTGACGGCCAGTTTGCATTCCTCATTCCTAACACGGCGTTTGGACCCAGCGGACAGCTAACGGCAGGACACATCATCCCTCTGTATGCCAATGCCAACGGAACTGCATTGCCCTCCGCCGTTTCTCCGGCCAATAGGTCTTCCGTTCAGCCGTCTGGCATTGCCCCAGCGTCCGGCTTCCCGCTTCCACTGTCGGCAGCCACCACTTCTGTCAGCCCGGTTAGTGTGGGCGTACCATCAGATTCCTTAGATTCCGTCTGGAGACCCTGGTAA